Proteins encoded together in one Ferroglobus placidus DSM 10642 window:
- a CDS encoding TatD family hydrolase: MVITDNHMHLYNHLRLKALKEFKKAGGTHVFLVSLLSSHYGILPSSGKDFVQIFEEHVKLVEKANEIVKAYAVLAVHPAEITILSQKWGVDRAVEIMKEALEIAGKFVEEGKAVAIKSGRPHYEVSDYVWKSSNEVMTFAFEVAKDVGCAVQLHMESYTKEGMMEVAEMAKKVGLKREKVIRHFAPPAVKEFEEIGIFPSVIAMGDNVKKAAELGDRFVVESDYIDDRSRPGAVLGPRTVPRKIKELLKLGYDEDFVNKICKENIEKLYDVEL; the protein is encoded by the coding sequence ATGGTGATAACGGACAACCACATGCACCTCTACAACCACCTCAGGCTGAAGGCTTTGAAGGAGTTTAAAAAAGCTGGAGGAACGCACGTTTTTCTCGTTTCGTTGCTCAGCTCTCACTACGGAATTTTACCTTCTTCGGGAAAAGACTTTGTTCAGATTTTCGAGGAGCACGTAAAACTTGTGGAGAAGGCTAACGAGATCGTGAAAGCTTACGCTGTTTTAGCCGTTCATCCTGCTGAGATAACGATACTCTCTCAAAAGTGGGGAGTAGATAGAGCCGTCGAAATCATGAAAGAAGCGTTGGAAATAGCCGGAAAGTTCGTTGAGGAAGGGAAGGCTGTGGCTATAAAGTCCGGAAGACCGCACTACGAGGTGAGCGATTACGTCTGGAAGAGTAGCAACGAAGTCATGACTTTCGCTTTCGAAGTAGCAAAAGATGTCGGCTGTGCAGTTCAGCTTCACATGGAAAGCTACACGAAAGAGGGGATGATGGAAGTTGCGGAAATGGCGAAAAAAGTTGGATTGAAGAGGGAGAAGGTGATCAGACACTTCGCACCTCCGGCAGTAAAAGAATTCGAGGAGATAGGCATCTTCCCCTCGGTAATAGCTATGGGAGACAACGTAAAAAAAGCGGCGGAGCTTGGAGATAGATTCGTCGTCGAATCTGACTACATAGACGACAGAAGTAGACCAGGAGCTGTTTTAGGTCCAAGAACCGTGCCGAGGAAAATCAAAGAGCTGCTCAAACTCGGTTACGATGAGGATTTCGTGAACAAGATTTGCAAGGAAAACATCGAAAAGCTCTACGACGTCGAACTTTAG
- a CDS encoding DUF554 domain-containing protein: protein MIGTIVNATMVLLASLFGYAIGRKIKEDVRDRIMKVLGLTIIFIGLKMAFETKNPVLIIASVVIGTVIGEMLKIEDGLESFAAKIERKFSGFTFAEGFVTATILFCVGPMAVVGSIREGLTGDASIILAKTMLDMVSALFLSAIFGLGVALSSLSILAYQGTITIFAGSVASYMTEEIIAEVTASGGIIVMAIGFNVVGLSRFKAANMLPALIVAPLGVLIYSAL from the coding sequence ATGATCGGCACAATCGTAAACGCCACTATGGTTCTCTTAGCAAGTCTATTCGGCTACGCTATCGGGAGGAAAATAAAAGAGGACGTCAGAGACAGAATTATGAAGGTTCTCGGACTTACGATAATCTTCATCGGGTTGAAGATGGCGTTCGAGACGAAAAATCCGGTTTTGATAATTGCGAGCGTCGTTATAGGAACGGTTATCGGAGAGATGCTTAAAATAGAAGATGGACTGGAGTCTTTTGCGGCAAAAATCGAGAGAAAGTTTTCGGGGTTCACTTTCGCTGAAGGATTCGTCACAGCCACGATACTCTTTTGCGTCGGACCAATGGCTGTTGTCGGGTCGATAAGGGAAGGACTAACCGGAGACGCTTCTATTATTCTCGCAAAAACCATGCTCGACATGGTTTCAGCTTTATTTCTATCGGCAATTTTCGGACTTGGGGTAGCTTTATCTTCCCTTTCAATTCTCGCTTATCAGGGAACGATAACGATATTCGCTGGAAGCGTGGCGAGCTACATGACGGAAGAGATAATCGCTGAAGTTACGGCTTCCGGAGGAATAATCGTAATGGCTATCGGCTTCAACGTCGTTGGGTTGAGCAGATTCAAAGCTGCCAACATGCTCCCAGCTTTAATAGTAGCTCCGCTGGGGGTGCTGATTTATTCCGCACTATGA
- a CDS encoding HD domain-containing protein, giving the protein MPHYEDHIERVKKLATFIAKREGANVKIVEKAAELHDIARNEENHALKSAEIARRILEKEGYEKEFIEAVCHCIEAHSFSSGVEPKTLEAKVLSDADKLDAIGAIGVARAFMFAGERGRSIEETLKHFEEKLLKLKDFLYTKTAKELAEERHEFLLQFYKQILKELSEVQNVFKA; this is encoded by the coding sequence ATTCCGCACTATGAAGATCACATTGAAAGAGTGAAAAAGCTTGCGACTTTCATAGCAAAAAGAGAGGGGGCGAATGTTAAAATTGTTGAGAAGGCTGCTGAGCTCCACGACATAGCGAGGAATGAGGAAAATCACGCCTTAAAAAGTGCTGAAATCGCAAGAAGAATTCTTGAGAAGGAGGGGTACGAAAAAGAATTTATCGAAGCTGTTTGCCACTGCATAGAAGCCCACTCGTTCTCCTCTGGAGTAGAGCCTAAAACTCTGGAAGCGAAGGTTTTGAGCGACGCGGACAAGCTTGACGCGATCGGAGCTATAGGGGTCGCGAGGGCTTTTATGTTTGCCGGAGAAAGAGGGAGGAGCATTGAAGAGACTTTAAAGCATTTTGAGGAGAAATTGCTAAAACTGAAGGATTTTCTCTACACGAAAACCGCTAAAGAGCTCGCAGAAGAAAGGCACGAATTTTTGCTACAGTTTTACAAGCAAATACTGAAAGAGCTTAGTGAAGTCCAAAACGTATTTAAAGCATGA
- a CDS encoding DUF166 domain-containing protein produces the protein MKFSSDLKLVVLYHGNFGERFVANLMNYRNSCPSFGACGIDSCVQCKDGVYSFSKNILATYAMIDPTNLPDFIENAEDFLPKNFPEADLAVAINMHPDVLLALPEKLSEFGIKALIVPIEEPRWATPGLVRQLKEKCEDLKLEFAAPKPFCSLYEDEQPIIKRFFEEMAMGYPKFRIEVEEEDGYKKIEEVEVLRSHPCGCAWFVGIRLREFSFSTMRELWDRVSEAHHSYPCTASMEKDVEYNETLLHVAGYITRHAVDKAIGYEGEEEIPEHIKSVVIKE, from the coding sequence ATGAAGTTCTCATCGGATTTGAAATTGGTAGTCCTATACCACGGAAACTTCGGAGAGAGGTTCGTGGCGAATCTCATGAACTACCGAAACTCCTGCCCGTCTTTCGGAGCTTGCGGAATTGACAGTTGCGTTCAGTGCAAAGACGGAGTTTACAGCTTCTCCAAAAACATCTTAGCGACTTACGCGATGATAGACCCAACGAACCTGCCGGATTTTATAGAGAACGCCGAAGACTTTCTGCCGAAGAACTTCCCAGAAGCCGATTTAGCTGTAGCTATAAACATGCACCCGGACGTTTTACTTGCCTTGCCGGAAAAACTCAGCGAGTTCGGAATAAAAGCTCTGATAGTCCCCATTGAAGAGCCGAGGTGGGCAACTCCAGGACTCGTCAGACAGCTGAAAGAGAAGTGCGAAGACCTCAAGTTAGAATTTGCAGCCCCTAAACCGTTTTGCTCTCTGTACGAGGATGAACAGCCAATCATAAAAAGATTTTTCGAAGAAATGGCGATGGGCTATCCCAAATTCAGAATAGAAGTAGAGGAAGAGGACGGCTACAAGAAAATCGAGGAGGTCGAAGTTCTGAGAAGTCACCCCTGCGGATGCGCTTGGTTCGTTGGAATAAGACTCAGGGAGTTCAGCTTTTCGACGATGAGAGAGCTATGGGATAGAGTATCCGAAGCCCACCACAGCTATCCCTGCACGGCAAGCATGGAAAAAGACGTAGAATACAACGAAACCCTGCTGCACGTCGCCGGATACATAACGAGGCATGCCGTAGATAAGGCAATAGGCTACGAAGGGGAAGAAGAGATCCCTGAACACATTAAGAGCGTTGTGATAAAAGAGTAA
- the lonB gene encoding ATP-dependent protease LonB, whose product MREDIKELLGGLEFETTAEIEVPEKLIDQVIGQDHAVEAIKKAAIQRRHVLLIGSPGTGKSMLAKAMAELLPKEELEDILVFPNPEDPNQPKIRTVPAGKGKEIVEAYKQEAMKKAQARNMFLFMLVFFIIAYATLQNQMLWGIIAAIMLFMLARYMIPREERNVPKLLVNNAGKETAPFEDATGAHAGALFGDVRHDPFQSGGLETPAHERVEAGAIHRAHKGVLYIDEINTLTIESQQKLLTAMQEKKFPITGQSERSSGAMVRTEPVPCDFILVAAGNLDALMGMHPALRSRIKGYGYEIYMNDTMPDTPENRRKLVRFVAQEVKRDGKIPHFDKYAVAEIIKEAKKRAGRRGHLTLRLRELGGLVRTAGDIALSEGASVVRAEHVLRAKKIAKSIEEQLADKYIERRRDYKLFVTEGAEIGRVNGLAVIGESAGIVLPIIAEVTPALSKEEGRVIATGRLQEIAKEAVWNVSAIIKKIMGRDISNYDVHIQFVGTYEGVEGDSASISIATAVISALEKIPVRQDIAMTGSLSVKGEVLPVGGVTQKIEAAIQAGLKKVIIPKDNLDDVLLDAEHEGKIEIIPVTRIEEVLEHALLDSEEKEKLLEKLYVSAEAL is encoded by the coding sequence ATGAGAGAGGACATTAAAGAGCTTCTCGGTGGTTTGGAATTCGAAACGACGGCGGAAATAGAGGTACCTGAAAAGCTAATCGATCAAGTTATCGGTCAGGATCACGCTGTCGAGGCTATAAAAAAGGCAGCAATTCAGAGAAGGCACGTTCTCCTTATAGGCTCTCCTGGAACCGGAAAATCGATGTTAGCCAAAGCTATGGCTGAGCTATTGCCGAAGGAAGAGTTGGAAGACATTCTCGTTTTTCCAAATCCCGAAGACCCGAACCAGCCGAAGATAAGAACGGTTCCCGCGGGAAAGGGAAAGGAGATAGTGGAAGCGTATAAGCAGGAGGCTATGAAGAAAGCTCAGGCAAGAAACATGTTCCTCTTCATGCTCGTCTTCTTCATCATAGCCTACGCGACTCTGCAGAATCAAATGCTCTGGGGAATTATAGCTGCGATAATGCTCTTCATGCTCGCTCGCTACATGATTCCGAGAGAGGAGAGGAACGTTCCGAAGCTTCTCGTTAACAACGCCGGAAAAGAAACTGCTCCTTTCGAAGACGCTACCGGTGCTCACGCTGGAGCTTTATTCGGAGACGTTAGGCACGATCCTTTCCAGAGTGGTGGACTTGAAACTCCGGCTCACGAGAGAGTTGAGGCTGGAGCCATCCACAGAGCTCACAAAGGTGTTCTCTACATAGACGAGATAAACACCCTGACGATTGAATCCCAGCAAAAGCTCCTCACGGCAATGCAGGAAAAGAAGTTTCCGATAACGGGACAGAGCGAGAGAAGCAGTGGAGCGATGGTTAGGACTGAGCCGGTTCCCTGCGACTTCATTTTGGTAGCTGCGGGTAACTTAGATGCGCTCATGGGAATGCATCCGGCTTTGAGGAGCAGAATCAAGGGGTACGGATACGAAATTTACATGAACGACACAATGCCGGACACTCCGGAAAACAGGAGGAAGCTCGTAAGATTCGTTGCTCAGGAAGTGAAGAGGGACGGAAAGATTCCTCACTTCGACAAGTATGCGGTGGCTGAGATAATAAAAGAGGCTAAGAAGAGGGCTGGAAGAAGAGGGCACCTCACCCTGAGGCTGAGAGAGCTCGGAGGATTGGTTAGAACTGCCGGAGACATTGCTTTAAGCGAAGGGGCAAGCGTTGTTAGAGCTGAACACGTGTTGAGAGCTAAGAAGATTGCCAAGTCCATTGAGGAGCAGCTTGCGGATAAGTACATAGAGAGGAGGAGGGACTACAAGCTGTTCGTAACGGAAGGAGCTGAGATTGGAAGGGTCAACGGACTGGCTGTGATTGGCGAGTCAGCCGGAATAGTTCTGCCGATTATAGCCGAAGTCACTCCGGCGTTGAGCAAAGAAGAAGGAAGAGTCATCGCAACTGGAAGGTTGCAGGAGATTGCTAAAGAGGCTGTCTGGAACGTTTCGGCGATAATCAAAAAGATTATGGGAAGGGACATCTCCAACTACGACGTTCACATTCAGTTCGTCGGAACATACGAGGGAGTGGAAGGTGATTCGGCGAGCATAAGCATAGCCACAGCCGTCATCTCTGCCCTTGAGAAAATCCCAGTGCGGCAGGACATAGCGATGACGGGAAGTTTGTCTGTGAAGGGAGAAGTTCTGCCAGTAGGAGGTGTAACGCAGAAAATCGAAGCGGCTATCCAAGCTGGACTGAAAAAGGTGATAATTCCGAAGGACAACCTCGACGATGTTTTGCTTGATGCCGAGCACGAAGGAAAGATAGAAATAATCCCGGTGACGAGGATAGAGGAAGTTCTCGAACACGCTTTACTCGACTCGGAAGAAAAAGAAAAACTGCTCGAAAAGCTCTACGTTTCAGCGGAGGCTCTCTGA
- a CDS encoding multiheme c-type cytochrome, with product MKVSGKIAVLFFAAAVLLFPAAAEELCIACHYKQTPNIVKDWEKSKHGKYGVTCSVCHEAKEGEFGLEHHGYKVSPVVSPKKCAECHKYEYETFSKSKHAFAAVNGPLFPWWKAMVEKGLNPLDLEVAKQNPPREFIRDKVTPLYPESGIFAKTELLDEINHENQVLGCMECHGSYVYYDGEKLQGWPNMGIGRVNPDGSLGSCSSCHTQHQFSIKEARMPETCGKCHLGYDHPQIEIYESSHHGARYMADEENWNWEAKPWKVGVDFSAPTCSVCHMGGIADSSGKVIVPQTHDVGAMLKWEIQGKFNTYQSSNPNKVTGYTPDKQLAEQNRERMKKICQACHSPRWVEQYFESYEKVLEDYNKTAKFAKALLDKIYEEGLADPSNPIDEFPEIMWYYIWHHEGRRWRMGASMMGPDYTHWMGAVDTVMDKLGRMIDWYETQKKLRGETPKLSTMKDGSEVSVPKESAEEKAVRAEKAESQVSEAATNFKAVELTAGSIALLAALAIAGKTRRRS from the coding sequence ATGAAAGTCTCCGGGAAAATTGCCGTGCTGTTTTTTGCTGCAGCAGTTCTACTCTTTCCAGCGGCTGCAGAAGAGCTCTGCATAGCCTGCCACTACAAACAAACGCCGAACATAGTCAAAGACTGGGAAAAGAGCAAACACGGGAAATATGGAGTTACCTGCAGCGTCTGTCACGAAGCTAAGGAAGGAGAGTTCGGCTTAGAGCATCATGGATACAAAGTGTCTCCAGTTGTTTCCCCGAAAAAGTGTGCCGAATGCCACAAGTACGAGTACGAAACGTTTTCAAAAAGCAAACACGCTTTCGCAGCCGTCAACGGTCCGCTATTCCCTTGGTGGAAGGCAATGGTAGAGAAAGGTCTTAATCCGCTCGATTTAGAAGTGGCTAAGCAAAATCCACCGAGGGAGTTCATAAGGGATAAGGTAACGCCTCTTTATCCGGAAAGTGGAATATTTGCGAAAACCGAGCTTCTCGATGAGATCAACCACGAGAACCAAGTGCTTGGATGCATGGAATGCCATGGAAGTTACGTTTACTATGACGGTGAGAAACTGCAAGGTTGGCCTAACATGGGAATAGGAAGGGTCAATCCAGATGGCAGCTTGGGAAGCTGTTCATCTTGCCACACACAGCACCAGTTCAGCATAAAAGAAGCGAGAATGCCGGAAACTTGCGGTAAATGCCATCTCGGTTACGACCATCCGCAAATTGAAATCTACGAAAGCAGTCACCACGGAGCGAGATACATGGCTGACGAAGAAAACTGGAACTGGGAGGCAAAACCGTGGAAGGTGGGAGTTGATTTCTCAGCCCCGACTTGCAGCGTTTGCCACATGGGTGGAATAGCGGACTCTTCGGGAAAGGTGATAGTTCCGCAAACGCATGATGTTGGAGCGATGCTTAAATGGGAGATTCAAGGCAAATTTAACACATATCAGAGCAGCAATCCAAACAAGGTTACGGGATACACTCCCGATAAGCAGTTGGCTGAGCAGAACAGAGAAAGAATGAAGAAGATCTGCCAGGCATGTCACAGCCCGAGATGGGTTGAGCAGTACTTCGAGAGCTATGAAAAAGTGCTCGAAGATTACAACAAAACAGCCAAGTTTGCAAAAGCTCTTCTCGATAAAATCTACGAGGAGGGATTGGCTGATCCAAGCAATCCAATAGACGAATTCCCAGAGATAATGTGGTACTACATCTGGCATCACGAGGGAAGAAGATGGAGAATGGGTGCTTCGATGATGGGTCCAGATTATACACACTGGATGGGTGCTGTCGATACAGTCATGGACAAACTCGGAAGAATGATAGACTGGTACGAAACCCAGAAGAAGCTGAGAGGAGAAACTCCAAAGCTTTCAACAATGAAAGATGGCAGTGAGGTGAGTGTTCCGAAAGAGAGCGCGGAGGAGAAAGCAGTTAGAGCTGAAAAAGCTGAAAGTCAGGTAAGCGAAGCTGCTACGAACTTCAAAGCTGTGGAGTTAACAGCAGGATCGATAGCTTTGCTTGCAGCCCTTGCGATAGCAGGAAAGACCAGGAGACGATCGTAA
- a CDS encoding multiheme c-type cytochrome gives MKVTWRILLLYIAGVLIFFAARAVFVPPSFGELGHYRADSIKEITKIQTKIGENFECFNCHVNEYVLWSVGRHKGISCMSCHGLLKAHVENPEEHEAKDEILGYNAYPSITEFCMSCHAKSSSKPKEFPQITIEHGRGENWNCTKCHDPHDPVR, from the coding sequence ATGAAAGTGACGTGGAGAATTCTTCTGCTTTACATAGCCGGCGTTTTGATATTCTTTGCCGCGAGAGCTGTCTTTGTCCCACCGAGCTTCGGTGAATTAGGTCATTACAGAGCAGATTCGATTAAAGAGATCACAAAAATCCAAACCAAGATAGGGGAAAATTTCGAGTGCTTTAATTGCCACGTGAACGAGTACGTTTTGTGGAGCGTTGGAAGGCATAAAGGAATAAGCTGCATGAGCTGTCATGGGTTGCTTAAGGCTCATGTAGAAAATCCGGAAGAGCACGAAGCTAAAGATGAGATCCTCGGCTACAACGCTTATCCAAGCATAACGGAGTTCTGTATGAGCTGCCATGCAAAAAGCTCCTCAAAGCCAAAAGAATTTCCTCAGATAACGATCGAGCACGGAAGGGGGGAGAACTGGAACTGCACGAAATGTCATGATCCCCACGACCCGGTGAGGTGA
- a CDS encoding BlaI/MecI/CopY family transcriptional regulator, producing MLPLKDRELKVLEIVRKLGEASAKDVWKNLKEENIPYTTVSSILKKLNKLGIVEKRAVKSRGRKGVKYIYRIDKNIANKFFEAYKRITGREDFTDFAKIIDRKLIHTSWNSVAFVDKNGRIIFAYAGGKVIGDDLIGERIEDVHPPLTSKFVKQIFMELARGERSEFRRIVEVEGEKFEKFYRAVRAGGEFLGVIVITRKLEESKEKISRDIILP from the coding sequence GTGCTACCTTTAAAAGATAGGGAGTTAAAAGTGCTCGAAATCGTTAGAAAATTGGGGGAAGCAAGCGCCAAAGATGTCTGGAAAAATTTAAAAGAGGAGAACATCCCGTACACTACTGTTTCTTCGATTCTCAAGAAACTAAACAAGCTGGGGATCGTGGAAAAAAGAGCTGTGAAGTCGAGGGGGAGGAAGGGTGTTAAGTACATATACCGAATAGATAAAAATATAGCGAACAAATTCTTCGAGGCTTACAAAAGAATAACTGGAAGAGAAGATTTCACAGATTTTGCTAAAATTATTGATAGGAAGTTAATCCACACTTCGTGGAATTCTGTAGCTTTTGTTGATAAAAACGGAAGGATTATCTTTGCTTATGCCGGTGGAAAAGTTATAGGGGACGACTTAATCGGAGAGAGAATTGAAGACGTTCATCCTCCATTAACATCCAAATTCGTTAAGCAGATCTTTATGGAGCTTGCGAGAGGTGAAAGAAGCGAATTTAGAAGGATAGTGGAAGTAGAAGGGGAGAAATTCGAAAAATTTTACAGGGCGGTGAGAGCTGGAGGAGAATTTCTTGGAGTCATCGTAATTACAAGAAAGCTGGAAGAATCGAAAGAAAAAATAAGTAGAGATATTATTCTACCTTAA
- the nrfD gene encoding NrfD/PsrC family molybdoenzyme membrane anchor subunit: protein MSEILQEALKLVEGFIYPNEVEIYWSVLIAVYPYITGLVAGAFIVASLERIFNVKEVKPTYRLSLLTALAFLLTAPLPLIAHLGHPERAFEIMFTPNTSSAMAMFGFVYAWYLLVVLLIEIYFDYRKDIVEWAKTKKGLRRIIYKILTLGDYDISEKAMKRDEKIVNVITIIGLPSAAFLHGYVGFIFGSVKANPWWSSPLMPIIFLFSAMVSGIALVLVIYVFGSYLRGSKPDEKCVDKLAGYLLYSYILDLGLEFMEIGHIFYTREEGFKAIVRLINEKIFFSFVVVQMVLGAIVPVILIVLAKSFKSLTARVPVYTLASLLTLIGVFAMRWNVVIGGQILSKTFRGFSHYVMPFFGPESASIAMAIMAVPFVILYILVKVLPPWEEEVAL from the coding sequence ATGAGCGAGATTCTTCAAGAGGCTTTAAAGCTCGTAGAGGGATTCATTTACCCAAACGAGGTCGAAATCTACTGGAGCGTGCTCATAGCGGTATATCCTTACATCACCGGGCTTGTTGCGGGAGCTTTCATAGTAGCTTCGCTCGAAAGAATATTCAACGTGAAAGAAGTGAAGCCAACCTACAGACTTTCACTCCTTACAGCCCTCGCTTTCCTGCTCACAGCACCTCTTCCTCTAATAGCTCACTTAGGACATCCAGAAAGAGCTTTCGAAATCATGTTCACACCGAATACATCTTCAGCCATGGCAATGTTCGGCTTCGTCTACGCTTGGTACCTGCTTGTGGTGTTACTGATAGAGATATACTTCGACTACAGGAAAGACATAGTCGAATGGGCTAAGACCAAAAAAGGACTGAGAAGAATTATATACAAAATCTTAACCCTCGGCGATTACGATATCAGTGAAAAAGCTATGAAAAGGGATGAAAAGATCGTGAACGTCATTACGATCATAGGATTGCCTTCAGCAGCCTTCTTACACGGCTACGTAGGATTCATTTTCGGAAGCGTGAAAGCTAATCCTTGGTGGAGCTCACCGCTAATGCCAATAATATTCCTCTTCTCAGCCATGGTTTCCGGAATTGCCTTGGTTCTTGTCATCTACGTTTTTGGTAGCTACTTACGAGGAAGCAAGCCAGATGAAAAATGCGTTGACAAGCTTGCCGGCTATTTACTTTACTCCTACATCCTCGACCTCGGCTTGGAGTTCATGGAGATAGGTCACATATTCTACACAAGAGAAGAGGGATTCAAAGCGATAGTGAGGCTAATTAACGAAAAGATATTCTTCAGCTTCGTCGTCGTTCAAATGGTGCTTGGTGCAATAGTTCCAGTGATCCTTATAGTGCTGGCAAAAAGCTTCAAATCGCTGACAGCAAGGGTGCCGGTATATACGCTGGCGTCTCTTCTAACTTTGATAGGAGTTTTCGCAATGAGGTGGAACGTGGTCATCGGAGGACAAATACTTTCTAAAACCTTCAGAGGTTTCAGCCACTACGTGATGCCGTTTTTCGGTCCAGAAAGCGCTTCTATAGCGATGGCTATAATGGCTGTGCCGTTCGTAATCCTCTACATTCTCGTAAAAGTGCTACCACCCTGGGAAGAAGAAGTTGCTTTATGA
- a CDS encoding 4Fe-4S dicluster domain-containing protein yields the protein MKRRKFLLASSAVLANLVGVSLAKLSNEKEENVQKSSHPGYIFVVDTRKCIGCGRCVRACKIENDVPLKPYYFRTWVERYVWLKGEEEPKVDSPNGGFDGFPEIYDEKEVVKSYFVPKLCNQCKDPPCVQVCPVGATYKTPDGVILVDEKYCLGCRYCIQACPYGARYLYPANGPRESRRGTADKCTWCYHRITKGLLPACVLACPTQARKFGRADDERILKQIEENPVTVLKPEQGTKPRVFYIGIDSEVR from the coding sequence ATGAAGAGGAGAAAGTTTCTTCTCGCCTCTTCAGCTGTTTTAGCAAATTTGGTTGGCGTTAGCTTAGCGAAATTGAGTAATGAGAAAGAAGAGAACGTGCAAAAAAGCAGTCATCCGGGGTACATATTCGTTGTTGATACAAGAAAGTGCATAGGCTGTGGAAGGTGCGTAAGAGCTTGCAAAATAGAAAACGACGTTCCTTTGAAGCCGTACTACTTCAGAACTTGGGTGGAAAGATACGTGTGGTTGAAAGGAGAGGAAGAACCTAAGGTTGACTCGCCAAACGGTGGTTTCGACGGTTTCCCAGAAATCTACGATGAGAAAGAAGTTGTAAAGAGCTACTTCGTTCCAAAGCTCTGCAACCAGTGCAAAGATCCTCCATGCGTCCAGGTTTGCCCAGTTGGAGCAACCTACAAAACTCCGGACGGAGTGATTTTGGTTGACGAAAAGTACTGCTTAGGCTGCAGATACTGCATTCAAGCCTGCCCCTACGGAGCCCGATATTTATATCCTGCCAACGGTCCGAGAGAGAGCAGAAGAGGGACCGCTGACAAATGTACTTGGTGCTACCACAGAATAACGAAGGGTTTGCTTCCGGCATGCGTATTGGCATGTCCGACTCAAGCGAGGAAATTCGGAAGAGCCGATGATGAAAGGATCCTAAAACAGATAGAGGAAAATCCGGTTACCGTTCTCAAGCCCGAACAAGGTACGAAGCCGAGAGTGTTCTACATAGGCATCGATTCGGAGGTGAGGTGA
- a CDS encoding alpha/beta fold hydrolase produces MEIEVNGKKIFLRSEKDGDFFFIHGAGCTSEVWKKQLRELGGYAIDLPNHGKSEDFEVNSAEDYAEVVKEVIEELGSFIVVGHSMGGAIAQALARRADLKGLVLLSTGAKLKVNPKLLEGLRNDFEGTVEKLVGWMFSKSYEGRKDREFVKNMIIGCRKDVVIKDFEICDKFDYTQDYEAGLKFDCEVLIAVGSDDVMTPVENSEYLRDKLNAKLAVINNSGHMVMLEKWKELNKVLKEFSESLR; encoded by the coding sequence ATGGAGATTGAGGTAAACGGAAAGAAAATTTTTCTGAGAAGCGAAAAAGACGGAGATTTCTTTTTTATACACGGAGCCGGCTGCACGTCGGAAGTGTGGAAAAAACAGCTTAGAGAGCTTGGAGGTTACGCGATAGATCTACCAAACCACGGTAAAAGCGAGGATTTCGAGGTAAACTCAGCAGAAGACTACGCTGAGGTCGTAAAAGAGGTCATCGAAGAGCTCGGGAGCTTTATAGTGGTGGGACATTCAATGGGAGGAGCTATAGCTCAGGCTTTAGCGAGAAGAGCTGATTTAAAAGGACTCGTTTTGCTTTCTACAGGAGCTAAACTCAAGGTAAATCCAAAACTCCTCGAAGGTTTGAGAAACGATTTCGAGGGAACGGTTGAAAAACTCGTCGGCTGGATGTTTTCGAAAAGCTACGAGGGAAGGAAGGACAGAGAGTTCGTTAAAAACATGATTATCGGCTGCAGGAAAGATGTGGTGATAAAAGATTTCGAGATATGCGATAAATTCGACTACACTCAAGACTACGAGGCTGGATTGAAGTTTGACTGCGAAGTGCTTATTGCTGTTGGAAGCGACGACGTTATGACGCCGGTGGAGAACTCGGAATACCTCCGAGACAAGCTGAACGCTAAGCTGGCTGTGATAAACAACTCCGGACACATGGTGATGCTCGAGAAGTGGAAGGAATTAAATAAAGTTCTAAAAGAGTTTTCAGAGAGCCTCCGCTGA